From a region of the Oryza sativa Japonica Group chromosome 6, ASM3414082v1 genome:
- the LOC4341885 gene encoding uncharacterized protein, whose translation MEKCRSVPHEHSAAYYGCGGGYDYEDVSGGGGGAAAKSYSFNGPSARDDPEAKRRRRVAAYNVFATQGRLKSTVRSSFKWIKSKFSDIRYGGL comes from the coding sequence ATGGAGAAGTGCAGGTCGGTGCCGCACGAGCACTCGGCGGCGTActacggctgcggcggcgggtacGACTACGAGGACgtgagcggaggcggcggcggcgccgccgcgaagTCGTACAGCTTCAACGGGCCAAGCGCCCGCGATGACCCggaggcgaagcggcggcggcgggtggcggcgtaCAACGTGTTCGCGACGCAGGGGAGGCTCAAGTCCACCGTCCGGAGCAGCTTCAAGTGGATCAAGTCCAAGTTCTCCGACATCCGCTACGGTGGCCTCTGA